CGGTCCCAATAAGGAATGTGAGTACTACCCGTGCCACTTTGATAGTCAAGACTGTACATGGTGTTTTTGCCCTTTATACCCGTGTCTAGACGAAGAGCTTGGGGGATGGATTAAGACCAGGAACGGCTCAGAAGTTTGGAGCTGTAAGGACTGTCATCTCATCCACAGACCGGAACCCTCTAAGGTGCTACTTCGAGAACTGTTAAGTGTGGGAAACGGGAGCATATTACGGGGTGCAGAACAACTAGAAGAAAATCCAGAACTCAAGGAGAAAGTGCTTGAAAGTATCAAAGAGGCCTATCGGAAACACCGACAGCACTCCTCACGACGTTGAGGACTTCCTGGTCAATTCGGAACAGCGGGTTAGGATGGAAATCCATGTTCAAGCGCTCCTTGATGAGATGCCTCAAGTCCTCCAGGTGAAGAGGGTTAGGATACCTAACGGGACCGTCCAGTGCAATCAGGTACGCGTGATCACAGCCCTCAAGGTACCTCATCAGCTCGTCCTCGGACGCTTTGGCTAACTCCGCGATCTCAGCGAGATCTTCCTCGGACTGTATCGCCACCTTCTTGATTTCCTCTATGGTAACCTCGCCGAGCACGGTGCACAGTGGACTCGACGCGTACACGATGCAGGTACGTTCTCGGAGGATCGTTCCCGGTAGCCACTTTCTAACTTCGACGTTCTTGACTCCGTCTAGGATCATATCCGCGAATTTCGGCTTTACCGACATCCACACGGGCAAACCGAGAACCCGTAGTGGTGGAGTGCGTTCCTGGTTTTTGTAATCTTTGAGAAGAGCTATTGTAGGGCAAGAAATGGTATGAGGGCGATCGGGATAGTGAGGGTAGTGGGATGCAGAAGGAGGTTACTCCTTGAAGTGCGGAATGACTTCCTGTCCTACGAGCTCGATTGCCTTCTCCTTGTCCGGACCGATCGGTGAACCAACGACGACCTGGGTGACACCTGACTTCAGTAGTTCTTCGACCTTGTCGACTACGGTGTCCGGGTCTCCGGCGATAGAGAAGGCTTCGATCATGTCCTCGTCTACGAGCCCGATCGCGGTGCCGAAGTCTCCCTTACCGATCGCCTCGGCGATCTGCTCGGCCTTCTCCGTGTCGATACCATGACGCTCAAGCACCACGTCCGGAGAACCCATCACGATGAACGCGACCACGATCTTCGTAGCCTCGATGGCCTTATCCTCGTCCTTGTCGATTGAGAAGCACGTGTACGCCGCGACATCAATCTCGTCGAGGCTTCGGCCGGCCTCCTTCGCTCCTTCCTCGATTTTCGGCACGGCCTCTTCGAAGTCCTTCGGGTGCGAAGCGTTGACGAGGACTCCGTCCGCAATCTCACCGGCCGTCTTCAACATGATCGGGCCCTGAGCTCCCATGTAGAACGGAATTTCTGAACCCTGGATCGAGCGCGCGTTCACGTCGGCTGTTCCCGTCTTGACGTACTTGCCCTCATACTCCACCGGTCCGCCTTCCAAGTACTGATAGATCACCTCCTTGACCTCACGGATAGCGGTCGCGGGACCGACCTCATCCTCGGCTTCGGGGTTCCAGATCGGGATCTTACACGGGAACGGTAGTCCCATCTTGTCGAACGTGGCTTTGTCTCCGGGACCAATTCCGATAACCGCACGACCGCCGGAGATCCAGTCCAGCGTGGCGATATTACTCGCAGTGACCAAGGGATGCCGGGTGTACGGGTTGGTGATACCCGGGCCGAGCTTGATCTTGCTAGTGATCACTGCGGCTAGGGTTAAGACTCCCATGTAGGAGTAGTTATTGTAGTGATCACAGATCCATGCGTACTCGAACCCGTTGTCTTCGGCGACCTTGATCAGGTGGGCGATCTTCGTGGGCTTGTCGTCCGGTAGTAACTCGAT
Above is a window of Methanopyrus sp. SNP6 DNA encoding:
- a CDS encoding cysteine-rich small domain-containing protein; this translates as MARKHFEKLDERNVREPVGPNKECEYYPCHFDSQDCTWCFCPLYPCLDEELGGWIKTRNGSEVWSCKDCHLIHRPEPSKVLLRELLSVGNGSILRGAEQLEENPELKEKVLESIKEAYRKHRQHSSRR
- a CDS encoding ASCH domain-containing protein; the encoded protein is MWMSVKPKFADMILDGVKNVEVRKWLPGTILRERTCIVYASSPLCTVLGEVTIEEIKKVAIQSEEDLAEIAELAKASEDELMRYLEGCDHAYLIALDGPVRYPNPLHLEDLRHLIKERLNMDFHPNPLFRIDQEVLNVVRSAVGVSDRPL
- the mer gene encoding 5,10-methylenetetrahydromethanopterin reductase — encoded protein: MTEVSFGIELLPDDKPTKIAHLIKVAEDNGFEYAWICDHYNNYSYMGVLTLAAVITSKIKLGPGITNPYTRHPLVTASNIATLDWISGGRAVIGIGPGDKATFDKMGLPFPCKIPIWNPEAEDEVGPATAIREVKEVIYQYLEGGPVEYEGKYVKTGTADVNARSIQGSEIPFYMGAQGPIMLKTAGEIADGVLVNASHPKDFEEAVPKIEEGAKEAGRSLDEIDVAAYTCFSIDKDEDKAIEATKIVVAFIVMGSPDVVLERHGIDTEKAEQIAEAIGKGDFGTAIGLVDEDMIEAFSIAGDPDTVVDKVEELLKSGVTQVVVGSPIGPDKEKAIELVGQEVIPHFKE